One region of Rubripirellula tenax genomic DNA includes:
- a CDS encoding DinB family protein — protein sequence MIAASAHRGIAYAERLIVGIESNDFASFARVGDRVIESNHPAFICGHLSIYPANILQNLDVDAGQIAPTDEFSRLFSHEAKCVDGRNGDVYPAMDKITDAFFAAYKVATAAIESTDDEVFLRENPNERMRTMFPTIGAMHAFYVGGHFMMHMGQWSAWRRVMGMPAA from the coding sequence ATGATTGCCGCTTCTGCTCACCGCGGAATTGCCTATGCCGAACGTTTGATCGTCGGTATCGAGTCCAACGATTTTGCGAGTTTCGCTCGCGTCGGTGACCGCGTCATCGAGTCGAATCATCCCGCGTTCATCTGTGGCCACCTCAGCATCTATCCTGCAAACATCTTGCAAAATCTGGACGTGGACGCTGGCCAGATCGCTCCCACGGACGAGTTCTCGCGTTTGTTTTCTCACGAGGCCAAATGCGTCGACGGCCGAAATGGGGATGTCTATCCGGCGATGGACAAAATCACTGATGCGTTTTTCGCCGCTTACAAGGTTGCGACTGCGGCCATTGAATCGACGGATGACGAGGTCTTTTTGCGTGAAAATCCGAATGAACGGATGCGAACTATGTTTCCCACCATCGGGGCGATGCACGCGTTCTACGTCGGCGGCCACTTCATGATGCACATGGGGCAATGGAGTGCTTGGCGCCGCGTGATGGGGATGCCCGCGGCCTAA
- a CDS encoding sulfatase family protein encodes MHTLTRHHLSIAVLVLTGLLGTANAQERPNILFIMSDDHTAQAIGAYATLLKDLNPTPTIDSLAAEGICFDNAFCTNSICTPSRACIITGQYDHVNGVFDLGGKIKPADQALPIAMKKAGYQTAMIGKWHLGEEPNYDYYKVLPGQGKYFDTEFITQGQKPWPKNTVAYKGSHSTDVITDSTLDWFKNERDPSKPFFVCHHYKAPHDYFESHPRYDSYLADVMIPEPKSFWKKPDTWGSIATRGHNDELVPHIGTSIGRRNPRRSYAADLPKEFPNEFKWDYKDPTLSDADVKRLAYQAYLKKYLRCVKGVDDNLKRLFDYLKSENLFDNTVIVYTGDQGFWLGEKDYQDKRWAYDPSERMPFIVRYPKSVKAGTRSDAIVENVDYPALLLDFADAEIPATMQGKSFRSICEGHGEPDDWKKATYYRYWMHMAHHDNPGEMAIRTKTHKLIYFYGCDYQGGDQTPPAWELYDLVRDPDELNNVYDDANYAEARDELKSQFALLRKKVGDDGSHFPKAEAVVQEFWDYDQDDRKKAIEISSAFLQRREASLKPKK; translated from the coding sequence ATGCATACACTCACGCGTCATCATCTCTCGATTGCCGTTTTGGTCCTGACTGGCCTCCTTGGGACCGCCAACGCCCAGGAACGTCCGAACATTCTGTTCATTATGTCGGACGACCATACCGCCCAAGCGATTGGCGCGTATGCGACTCTGTTGAAGGACTTAAATCCGACACCCACGATCGATTCCCTTGCCGCCGAAGGCATCTGCTTCGACAACGCCTTTTGCACCAACTCGATTTGCACTCCGTCGCGTGCTTGCATCATCACGGGACAGTACGACCATGTGAACGGCGTTTTTGATCTCGGCGGCAAAATCAAACCAGCCGACCAGGCATTGCCGATTGCAATGAAGAAGGCCGGGTACCAAACCGCAATGATCGGTAAGTGGCATCTCGGCGAGGAACCGAACTACGACTATTACAAGGTGCTACCCGGACAGGGAAAGTACTTCGATACCGAGTTCATCACGCAGGGTCAAAAGCCATGGCCGAAAAACACGGTCGCATACAAAGGTTCGCACTCGACCGACGTCATCACCGATTCGACCCTTGATTGGTTCAAGAACGAGCGAGATCCGTCGAAGCCGTTCTTCGTTTGCCATCACTACAAGGCGCCGCACGATTACTTTGAGAGTCATCCGCGGTACGACAGCTACCTTGCCGACGTGATGATTCCCGAACCGAAATCGTTTTGGAAAAAGCCCGACACTTGGGGCTCCATCGCTACTCGCGGACACAACGATGAACTGGTTCCGCACATTGGAACTTCGATCGGCCGGCGAAACCCAAGGCGTTCGTACGCTGCCGATTTGCCGAAGGAATTTCCGAACGAGTTTAAGTGGGACTATAAAGATCCGACGCTGTCCGATGCGGACGTCAAGCGATTGGCGTATCAGGCGTATCTGAAGAAGTACCTACGCTGCGTCAAAGGCGTCGACGACAACTTGAAGCGTCTGTTCGACTATTTGAAGTCGGAAAATCTGTTCGATAACACGGTGATCGTCTACACCGGCGACCAGGGATTCTGGTTGGGCGAAAAAGACTATCAAGACAAGCGTTGGGCCTACGATCCTTCCGAGCGAATGCCGTTCATTGTCCGCTATCCCAAGTCCGTAAAAGCGGGAACGCGTAGCGACGCGATTGTTGAAAACGTTGACTACCCTGCGTTATTGCTCGACTTCGCAGATGCTGAGATTCCGGCGACGATGCAAGGAAAATCTTTCCGGTCCATTTGCGAAGGCCACGGCGAACCCGACGACTGGAAGAAGGCGACGTACTATCGCTATTGGATGCACATGGCCCACCACGACAATCCCGGCGAGATGGCGATTCGTACGAAGACACACAAGCTGATCTACTTCTACGGATGCGACTACCAGGGCGGCGATCAAACGCCACCGGCGTGGGAATTGTACGATCTTGTTCGCGACCCTGATGAATTGAACAATGTCTACGACGACGCAAACTATGCCGAAGCGCGCGACGAGCTGAAGTCGCAATTTGCTTTGCTTCGCAAAAAAGTTGGCGACGACGGGTCGCACTTTCCCAAAGCCGAAGCGGTCGTCCAAGAGTTCTGGGACTACGATCAAGACGATCGCAAGAAAGCGATAGAAATTTCCAGTGCCTTTCTCCAGCGGCGGGAAGCCAGCTTGAAACCGAAGAAATAG
- a CDS encoding pectate lyase, with protein sequence MRSSFRWLCLIVACLAYSAARADEGLRQRAIDTMRAASSYFHGNVASHGGYVYHYSLDLADRSGEGVTTKDQIWVQPPGTPTVGLAFLSAYAATGDRFSLDAAIDAGNALRYGQLKSGGWTSSIDFDPKGTQSADYRNGRGRGKNYSTLDDGKSQSAIQFLVRLDEATEFKNEEIHDAVSFGLNAMIGAQFSNGGFPQAWPGANGPRPGLHADFPDYDWRIEHRIKEYWFLPTLNDDVPGEVARTLVEAYRVYKDERFMESLRRLGDFLLLAQLPEPQPGYAQQYTSEMKPAWARKFEPPAVASDETQEVLFTLMLIAQQTNERKYWKPIEPAMKWLERSQLDDGSFARFYELQTNRPLYMNRSGDTYSLTHDDSDLPGHYSWKIKSKLPQLRKSLDRLRAGQSLESFDSLSTLTKKAVTIVDSLDESKRWVDVSDGSRMVGQFTMASGQRFLSSETFSKNLTTLSQFVGASKE encoded by the coding sequence ATGCGTTCTTCTTTTCGGTGGCTGTGCTTGATAGTTGCATGCCTCGCCTACTCTGCGGCGCGAGCCGACGAGGGGCTACGCCAACGTGCGATCGATACGATGCGGGCGGCATCGAGTTACTTTCATGGGAACGTCGCTTCGCACGGCGGCTATGTCTATCACTATTCGCTAGATCTGGCCGACCGCTCGGGCGAGGGCGTGACCACAAAGGATCAAATTTGGGTTCAACCGCCGGGCACACCCACGGTGGGATTGGCGTTTCTAAGTGCATACGCTGCGACGGGCGATCGCTTCTCTTTGGACGCCGCGATCGACGCAGGCAATGCACTGCGGTATGGACAACTGAAATCGGGCGGTTGGACCAGTTCGATCGACTTTGATCCCAAAGGCACGCAATCAGCGGACTACCGAAACGGACGGGGGCGAGGCAAGAACTATTCGACGCTTGACGACGGAAAGAGCCAGTCAGCGATTCAGTTTTTGGTTCGATTAGACGAAGCAACGGAATTCAAGAACGAAGAAATTCACGATGCCGTCTCGTTCGGATTGAACGCGATGATCGGCGCTCAATTTTCAAACGGTGGATTCCCTCAAGCATGGCCGGGTGCCAATGGCCCGCGTCCGGGACTGCATGCGGACTTCCCCGACTACGACTGGCGGATCGAACACCGAATTAAAGAGTATTGGTTCCTTCCGACGCTCAACGACGACGTTCCGGGTGAGGTTGCCCGAACCTTAGTGGAAGCATATCGCGTCTACAAAGACGAACGATTCATGGAATCGCTTCGTCGTCTCGGTGATTTCTTGCTGTTGGCTCAATTGCCGGAACCCCAGCCAGGCTACGCCCAGCAGTACACATCGGAAATGAAGCCGGCGTGGGCTCGTAAATTCGAACCGCCTGCAGTCGCGAGCGACGAGACCCAGGAGGTGTTGTTCACATTGATGTTGATCGCCCAACAGACGAACGAAAGAAAATACTGGAAGCCGATCGAGCCAGCGATGAAATGGCTGGAACGTTCGCAATTGGACGACGGATCATTCGCAAGATTTTACGAATTGCAAACCAATCGTCCACTCTATATGAACCGTTCCGGCGACACGTACTCACTGACTCACGACGATTCTGACCTGCCAGGTCACTACAGTTGGAAGATCAAATCAAAGCTGCCTCAACTGCGAAAGTCGCTGGACCGATTGCGGGCTGGCCAGTCGCTTGAGAGCTTCGATTCCCTTTCAACGCTGACAAAGAAAGCGGTCACCATTGTTGACTCATTGGACGAATCGAAGCGGTGGGTTGATGTTTCGGATGGTTCGCGAATGGTCGGTCAGTTCACAATGGCTAGCGGCCAACGTTTTCTGTCTAGCGAGACGTTCAGCAAGAATCTGACAACCCTAAGCCAGTTCGTCGGGGCGTCGAAGGAATAG
- a CDS encoding carbohydrate kinase family protein translates to MTEIQQTLPPLIAGEVLFDHFPDGQRILGGAPMNVAWNLQGLGLPPVFLSAIGNDDDGKQIRDSMFSWGMDTRGLQQNDRPTGRVAVTIVDGQPQYEIVENVAFDFISRPDFQVNPSEFSILAYGSLACRSHQSRETITDLIRQSSLRRFVDINIRDPFFDAKWLSTLIGDATWVKLSEDELSRLVDEPCQHESQIYEASNTLRKRFGINTVLVTCGSKGAYGIGPDGQTHAPVQPLEKIADTVGAGDAFASATIAGLVHSRPLAEILPNAVKFASRVCGLTGATTSDIRFYQNE, encoded by the coding sequence ATGACTGAAATCCAACAAACGCTGCCTCCTCTGATCGCCGGCGAAGTTCTGTTTGACCATTTTCCCGATGGCCAACGCATCCTTGGCGGAGCGCCAATGAACGTCGCTTGGAATCTGCAGGGGCTGGGCCTTCCACCGGTGTTCTTGTCGGCAATCGGCAATGACGATGACGGCAAGCAGATTCGCGATTCAATGTTCAGTTGGGGAATGGACACCCGAGGTTTGCAACAGAATGACCGCCCAACCGGTCGCGTCGCGGTCACCATTGTCGACGGCCAGCCGCAGTACGAAATCGTCGAAAACGTTGCTTTCGATTTTATTTCCCGACCTGACTTTCAAGTCAACCCAAGTGAGTTCTCGATCCTCGCCTACGGCAGCCTTGCGTGCCGGTCTCATCAGTCGCGAGAGACAATTACAGATTTGATCCGTCAAAGCAGTCTACGCCGTTTCGTCGACATCAACATCCGTGACCCGTTCTTCGATGCGAAGTGGTTAAGCACGTTGATCGGTGACGCGACGTGGGTGAAGCTGAGTGAGGATGAGCTGAGTCGATTGGTGGACGAGCCATGCCAGCACGAATCGCAAATCTACGAAGCATCAAACACGCTGCGCAAGCGGTTCGGGATCAATACAGTTCTGGTGACATGCGGATCCAAAGGCGCATACGGGATTGGCCCCGACGGTCAGACCCACGCGCCGGTTCAACCGCTCGAAAAGATCGCCGACACCGTTGGCGCGGGTGATGCCTTCGCATCGGCAACCATCGCGGGATTGGTCCATTCCCGTCCGCTGGCCGAGATCTTGCCCAATGCCGTGAAATTCGCCTCACGTGTTTGCGGATTGACCGGGGCAACCACCAGCGACATCCGGTTCTACCAAAACGAGTGA
- a CDS encoding alpha/beta hydrolase: protein MSLHPQAQAFVDSIAERNPPAWQELTPDEARAAFAGLTELFGTGPDIKRVEDITLAGDIRARLYSDVVGQASPLVMFFHGGGWVLGSLDTHDAVCRRLAAMSQCTVISVDYQRSPESPFPGPVDECFRATAAVVDAAADFAIDAGKIAVAGDSAGGTLAAAVAIKARDQGGPAIRLQVLIYPVIAPDFETKSYRDYATGHGLTRATMEYFWRQYLGEQDPRDPNLSSLAVPSRAASHAGLPEAHVITAGYDVLSNEGEAYAKMLTAAGVTTTTKRYDSMLHGFVHFAGFFDTGIEATTEIAQRIRAKLT, encoded by the coding sequence ATGTCGCTCCATCCCCAAGCTCAAGCATTCGTCGATTCCATTGCCGAAAGAAATCCGCCCGCATGGCAGGAGCTGACGCCAGACGAGGCGCGAGCTGCGTTCGCCGGGTTGACCGAGTTGTTCGGAACCGGTCCAGACATCAAACGCGTCGAAGACATCACGTTGGCGGGCGACATCAGGGCGAGGTTGTACAGTGACGTTGTCGGTCAAGCCTCGCCGCTTGTCATGTTTTTCCATGGCGGCGGTTGGGTCCTCGGTAGCCTTGACACGCATGATGCAGTTTGCCGGCGATTAGCGGCAATGTCGCAATGCACCGTCATTTCGGTCGATTACCAACGGTCGCCCGAAAGTCCGTTTCCGGGCCCGGTGGACGAGTGCTTTCGAGCCACGGCGGCCGTCGTCGATGCTGCAGCCGATTTCGCGATCGATGCTGGCAAGATCGCAGTTGCCGGTGACAGCGCTGGTGGCACGCTCGCCGCTGCCGTTGCGATCAAGGCGCGAGACCAAGGCGGGCCAGCGATCCGACTTCAAGTGCTGATCTATCCCGTCATCGCGCCCGACTTCGAAACGAAATCCTATCGAGACTATGCCACCGGACACGGGCTGACGCGAGCGACGATGGAGTATTTTTGGCGTCAGTATCTGGGGGAACAGGATCCGAGGGATCCGAATTTATCATCTTTGGCCGTACCGTCGCGTGCCGCCTCGCATGCCGGTCTTCCCGAAGCTCACGTGATCACGGCCGGATACGATGTGCTTTCCAATGAAGGCGAAGCCTATGCCAAAATGCTAACCGCCGCAGGCGTCACCACCACGACCAAACGCTACGACTCGATGCTCCACGGCTTTGTTCACTTCGCCGGTTTTTTTGACACGGGGATCGAAGCGACCACCGAAATCGCTCAGCGAATTCGAGCCAAATTGACATGA
- a CDS encoding alpha/beta hydrolase, with the protein MSVQAQPVAKQTKKPSPPFQWVNPPAGKIAGVTHHSFKSTSLKQPVGYCLYLPPSYRETGDAVEQKYPVVYYLHGGRPGSETKSIRLATYIDAAMRAGEVPEMVYVFVNGGPVSHYNMPDDPTAQGQGVFLNELIPHIEQTYRVIANRSGRGLEGFSQGGRGTSRIMFKHPELFCSAAPGGGGYSTEKNISENNGEENPKLIFAPGDNTWDLARAYAKNLQARFPLRIQFHVGTKGFNYENNLAFMSFLAEKGIPFEKVIVPDAGHSAMQIYETRGNQIMNFHAKSFGLDTDVAE; encoded by the coding sequence GTGTCCGTTCAAGCACAGCCCGTTGCGAAGCAGACCAAGAAGCCCTCCCCACCGTTTCAATGGGTGAATCCACCGGCTGGAAAAATCGCGGGCGTGACGCATCACTCGTTTAAAAGCACGTCACTGAAGCAGCCTGTGGGCTACTGCCTGTACCTTCCGCCGAGCTACCGAGAGACCGGTGATGCCGTCGAGCAGAAGTATCCCGTCGTCTATTACCTTCACGGTGGACGCCCTGGATCGGAAACCAAGTCGATTCGTCTGGCAACCTATATCGATGCAGCGATGCGTGCGGGAGAAGTTCCCGAAATGGTGTACGTATTCGTCAACGGCGGGCCGGTCAGCCACTACAACATGCCCGACGATCCGACAGCCCAGGGGCAAGGCGTTTTCCTGAACGAGTTGATCCCGCACATCGAGCAAACCTATCGCGTGATTGCAAACCGTTCAGGTCGTGGCTTGGAAGGGTTCTCGCAAGGAGGACGCGGCACGAGTCGGATAATGTTCAAACATCCGGAACTCTTCTGCAGCGCGGCGCCCGGTGGCGGCGGTTACTCGACCGAGAAAAATATCTCGGAAAACAATGGCGAAGAGAACCCAAAGCTGATCTTTGCACCGGGCGACAACACTTGGGATCTCGCACGCGCCTACGCTAAGAATCTGCAGGCAAGGTTCCCGCTGCGTATTCAGTTCCACGTCGGCACCAAGGGATTCAATTACGAAAACAATCTCGCGTTCATGAGCTTCCTGGCCGAGAAGGGGATTCCCTTTGAGAAGGTCATCGTTCCGGATGCCGGCCACAGTGCAATGCAGATCTACGAAACCCGTGGCAATCAGATCATGAACTTTCACGCCAAATCATTCGGCCTGGACACGGACGTGGCAGAGTGA
- a CDS encoding peroxiredoxin family protein has product MKSSLSSFAVLATVAISLAFQTDAPAQDGSPAQSNTTTQPATGSKAQDFKLTAVAGSMEGDVRLSELLEDGPVVLVVLRGFPGYQCGICSRQVGELMSSAKAFAGKNAKVVMVYPGADDGLEARAREFLKGSNLPEPFSLLIDPGYEFTNAYGLRWNAPRETAYPSTFVIGTDGVIKYANISKGHGGRTSAKDILANL; this is encoded by the coding sequence ATGAAATCGAGTCTGTCTTCCTTCGCCGTCCTCGCGACCGTCGCCATCTCGCTGGCTTTTCAAACCGATGCCCCCGCCCAGGATGGCTCGCCGGCTCAGTCGAACACGACCACGCAGCCCGCCACGGGTTCGAAGGCGCAAGACTTTAAGCTCACAGCCGTTGCCGGCTCAATGGAAGGCGACGTTCGGTTGAGCGAACTGCTGGAAGATGGACCTGTCGTGTTGGTTGTACTGCGAGGTTTTCCCGGATATCAGTGCGGTATTTGTTCCCGACAGGTCGGTGAACTGATGAGCAGCGCAAAAGCATTCGCTGGGAAGAATGCCAAGGTCGTCATGGTCTATCCTGGCGCTGACGATGGCTTGGAGGCTCGCGCCCGCGAGTTCCTCAAAGGCAGCAATTTGCCGGAGCCTTTCAGCCTGTTGATCGATCCGGGCTACGAGTTTACCAATGCCTACGGCTTGCGATGGAATGCCCCACGCGAGACAGCTTACCCATCCACGTTCGTCATCGGCACGGACGGCGTGATCAAGTACGCCAACATCAGCAAGGGACACGGCGGCCGAACGTCCGCGAAGGATATTTTGGCGAATCTATAG
- a CDS encoding copper homeostasis protein CutC produces MKNSPTHPRLLIELCAGGIDDVLLAAELQIDRIELNSGMALGGLTPSPGLVGAARQVFSGPIVAMVRPREAGFTYSDAEFDLMLADCEVLLAAGINGIAIGCLTSVGSIDVQRCAAIRRRCSSATLVFHKAFDGTSDLHLAARQLIDVGFDRILTSGGSTTAVAGIRTTQQLIRDFGSQIQFVVGGGVRAENLETIVRETGCDQIHSSVRGVVECPLSAGDCECDFGAISSEGVTGFGIADRTQLERLMQAALDQNERRQKSKSRQ; encoded by the coding sequence ATGAAAAACTCGCCGACGCATCCCAGGCTGTTGATCGAGTTGTGTGCAGGTGGCATCGACGATGTTCTGCTGGCGGCGGAACTGCAAATCGATCGGATTGAACTCAATAGTGGCATGGCTCTCGGGGGCCTCACACCATCGCCAGGCTTAGTGGGTGCCGCTCGGCAAGTGTTCAGCGGGCCGATCGTGGCCATGGTTCGCCCGCGGGAAGCTGGTTTCACTTACTCAGATGCTGAATTCGATCTGATGCTGGCGGACTGCGAAGTTCTGCTGGCTGCGGGTATCAATGGCATCGCGATCGGCTGTCTCACCTCGGTCGGGTCGATTGATGTTCAGCGATGTGCAGCCATCCGACGCCGATGCTCTTCGGCAACGCTTGTGTTTCACAAGGCGTTCGATGGAACGTCCGACTTGCATCTCGCGGCTCGCCAACTGATTGATGTCGGATTCGACCGAATTTTGACAAGTGGCGGGTCTACGACCGCCGTCGCGGGCATCCGGACGACTCAACAACTGATTCGTGATTTCGGCTCCCAGATCCAGTTCGTCGTGGGTGGAGGCGTGCGAGCTGAAAACTTGGAAACCATCGTCCGCGAAACCGGCTGTGACCAGATTCATTCCTCGGTTCGCGGCGTTGTTGAGTGTCCTTTATCCGCAGGCGATTGCGAATGCGACTTTGGCGCCATATCCAGCGAAGGTGTCACTGGATTCGGCATAGCCGACAGAACGCAATTGGAACGTCTGATGCAGGCTGCGCTCGATCAGAACGAGCGACGCCAAAAGTCGAAGAGTCGGCAGTGA
- a CDS encoding dicarboxylate/amino acid:cation symporter, with translation MTRLALHWQILIGMVAGTIIGVALNLAASTSSVSVSDNLPVGIQSALIDDSSDHSFIKYIRTDGVTVERAVDPLAKDEQTFRTVEELGKVDPVAAELYYSHGQSMAKQCGGWFKKIGGLFLRMLQMVAVPLIVTSLLTGILGLGGADDVGRMFRRTILYYVATSMIAITTGLVVVNIVRPGLNGNAAPAKPHATGEAASLGEILFQQVEAMIPSNPIAALVEPNFLSIIAFTIAIGLFTLAVGGETSQRIADAAKAGFEVMMAMTTAIIKLAPVGVFFLISYVTATQGPSVFKALGWYVLAVTIALAIHACITLPLIVKFVAKRSPIEFAKAMSPALLTAFSSASSNGTLPLTMSSVEKRAGISNKTGSFVLPLGATINMDGTALYEAIAVLFIAQLHFGQNLPLTQQIIVAITALLASVGAAGIPHAGLVMMVIILQAVGLPIEMQGIILAVDRVLDMARTSVNVWSDACGCAVVEQLENSSAVLETAA, from the coding sequence ATGACCCGTCTCGCCTTGCACTGGCAAATTCTGATCGGCATGGTCGCCGGCACCATCATTGGCGTCGCACTGAACCTTGCCGCGTCGACCAGCAGCGTCTCGGTCAGCGACAACTTGCCTGTCGGCATCCAGTCCGCTTTGATCGATGATTCGTCGGACCACTCGTTCATCAAATACATTCGCACCGATGGCGTCACGGTAGAAAGAGCTGTTGATCCGCTCGCGAAAGACGAGCAAACGTTTCGCACCGTCGAAGAACTCGGCAAAGTCGATCCCGTTGCCGCTGAGCTTTACTATTCGCACGGCCAGAGCATGGCCAAACAATGCGGTGGCTGGTTCAAGAAGATCGGCGGGCTTTTTCTGCGCATGCTACAGATGGTCGCCGTGCCGTTGATCGTCACTTCACTGTTGACGGGAATCTTGGGCCTTGGTGGTGCCGACGACGTCGGGCGAATGTTTCGCCGAACGATTCTGTATTACGTCGCAACCAGCATGATCGCCATCACGACGGGATTGGTCGTCGTAAACATCGTACGACCCGGCTTGAACGGCAACGCGGCACCCGCGAAACCTCACGCGACAGGTGAAGCCGCTTCCCTTGGCGAGATACTCTTTCAACAAGTCGAAGCGATGATTCCATCGAATCCGATCGCAGCCCTCGTCGAACCCAACTTCTTGTCCATCATCGCGTTCACGATCGCGATCGGATTGTTCACGTTAGCGGTCGGTGGCGAAACGAGCCAGCGTATCGCCGACGCAGCCAAGGCAGGGTTCGAAGTGATGATGGCGATGACGACCGCGATCATCAAGCTTGCGCCCGTCGGAGTCTTTTTCTTGATCTCCTACGTGACGGCTACCCAAGGTCCAAGCGTATTCAAGGCGCTCGGCTGGTACGTGCTAGCCGTCACGATCGCGCTGGCGATCCACGCCTGCATCACACTTCCGCTGATCGTCAAGTTCGTTGCCAAACGCAGTCCCATCGAATTTGCCAAAGCGATGTCGCCGGCTTTGTTGACCGCGTTCAGCAGCGCCAGCAGCAACGGCACGCTGCCGCTGACCATGTCAAGCGTCGAAAAGCGTGCCGGCATCAGCAACAAGACCGGATCTTTCGTCCTGCCGCTCGGTGCAACGATCAACATGGACGGAACCGCGCTGTACGAAGCCATCGCAGTGCTGTTCATCGCTCAACTTCACTTCGGACAAAACCTGCCGCTGACCCAGCAGATCATCGTCGCAATCACCGCGCTACTCGCCAGCGTCGGTGCCGCCGGCATCCCCCACGCGGGCTTAGTGATGATGGTCATCATCCTGCAAGCCGTCGGTCTACCGATCGAAATGCAGGGCATCATCCTGGCCGTTGACCGAGTCCTGGACATGGCCCGTACCAGCGTCAACGTATGGAGCGATGCCTGCGGCTGTGCCGTCGTGGAGCAACTAGAAAACAGCTCCGCCGTCTTAGAAACGGCCGCTTGA